A genomic region of Chionomys nivalis chromosome 12, mChiNiv1.1, whole genome shotgun sequence contains the following coding sequences:
- the Carmil3 gene encoding capping protein, Arp2/3 and myosin-I linker protein 3 isoform X7, with the protein MAKASVELTRELQDSIRRCLSQGAVLQQHRVKLETKPKKFEDRVLALTSWRLHLFPLKVPAKVESSFNVLEIRAFNTLSQNQILVETERGMVSMRLPSAESVDQVTRHVSSALSKVCPGPGCLIRRGNADTPEGPRDTSPNSETSTSTTHSVCGGFSETYAALCDYNGLHCREEVQWDVDTIYHAEDNREFNLLDFSHLESRDLALMVAALAYNQWFTKLYCKDLRLGSEVLEQVLHTLSKSGSLEELVLDNAGLKTDFVQKLAGVFGENGSCVLHALTLSHNPIEDKGFLSLSQQLLCFPTGLTKLCLAKTAISPRGLQALGQTFGANPAFASSLRYLDLSKNPGLLATDEANALYSFLAQPNALVHLDLSGTDCAVDLLLGALLHGCCSHLTYLNLARNSCSHRKGREASPAFKQFFSSAYTLSHVNLSATRLPLEALRALLQGLSLNSHLSDLHLDLSSCELRSAGAQALQEQLGAVTCIGSLDLSDNGFDSDLLTLVPALGKNKSLKHLFLGKNFNVKAKTLEEILHKLVQLIQEEDCSLQSLSVADSRLKLRTSILINALGSNTCLAKVDLSGNGMEDIGAKMLSKALQINSSLRTILWDRNNTSALGFLDIARALESNHTLRFMSFPVSDISQAYRSAPERTEDVWQKIQWCLVRNNHSQTCPQEQAFRLQQGLVTSSAEQMLQRLCGRVQEEVRALRLCPLEPVQDELLYARDLIKDAKNSRALFPSLYELGHVLANDGPVRQRLESVASEVSKAVDKELQVILESMVSLTQELCPVAMRVAEGHNKMLSNVAERVTVPRNFIRGALLEQAGQDIQNKLDEVKLSVVTYLTNSIVDEILQELYHSHKSLARHLTQLRTLSDPPGGANQGQDASSRGRGRNHDHEETDDELGTNIDTMAIKKQKRCRKIRPVSAFISGSPQDMESQLGSLGIPPGWFSGLGGSQSTASGSWEGLSELPTHGYKLRHQTQGRPRPPRTTPPGPGRPSQVPVPGPRQENGMATRLDEGLEDFFSRRVMDESSSYPRTLRTMRPGLSEPPLPPLQKKRRRGLFHFRRPRSFKGDRGPGSPTAGLLLPPPPPPPPTQESPPSPDPPSLGNNSSPCWSPEEESSLLPGFRGARGSTFCRKTGPERLEPGEAAPAPGTMQQPRVHGVALPGLGRTKGWSFDGKREGSGPDQEDSTQAWQTRRSSDDAGPGAWKPPPPPQSSKPTFSAMRRAEATWHIAEESAPNPSCQSPSPASQDGEEEKEGASFPERAVPARNAKLQDPPIGPRPPKPVAVPRGHRAPQVPGGREEPETGSATPGVSKPRLRLGSQQDQEEPEVQGPSDLGRRTAPLKPKRTRRAQSCDKLEPDRRRPPDPTGTSEPGTD; encoded by the exons ATGGCCAAGGCCAGCGTGGAGCTCACCCGCGAGCTGCAAG ACAGCATCCGGAGGTGCCTGAGCCAGGGGGCTGTGCTCCAGCAACATCGTGTGAAACTGGAAACAAAGCCCAAGAAGTTTGAGGACCGAGTGCTG GCCCTGACCTCCTGGCGCCTCCACCTTTTCCCCCTTAAAGTTCCTGCCAAG GTGGAGAGCTCGTTCAATGTTCTGGAGATCCGTGCCTTCAACACACTCAGTCAGAACCAG ATCTTGGTGGAGACTGAGCGTGGCATGGTGAGCATGCGACTGCCATCAGCTGAGAGTGTGGACCAGGTGACACGACATGTGAGCTCTGCCCTCTCCAAGGTCTGCCCTGGCCCTGG GTGTTTGATCCGGCGTGGAAATGCAGACACCCCAGAAGGGCCCCGAGACACATCTCCCAACTCTGAAACTTCCACATCCACCACCCACAGCGTGTGTG GTGGCTTCTCGGAGACCTACGCTGCCCTGTGTGACTACAACGGACTGCACTGCCGAGAGGAGGTGCAGTGG GATGTGGACACCATCTACCATGCTGAGGATAACCGAGAGTTCAATCTTTTGGATTTCAGCCACTTGGAGAGCCG AGATTTGGCCCTAATGGTGGCAGCCCTGGCCTACAACCAGTGGTTCACCAAACTCTACTGCAAAGACTTGAGACTG GGCTCAGAAGTGCTAGAACAGGTGCTACATACCCTCAGCAAGTCGGGGAGCCTCGAAGAGCTGGTGCTGGACAATGCTGGCCTGAAGAC GGACTTTGTCCAGAAGCTGGCCGGGGTGTTTGGGGAGAACGGGAGCTGTGTGCTGCATGCCCTCACTCTGTCCCACAACCCCATCGAGGACAAGG gTTTCCTCAGTCTGAGCCAGCAgctcctctgcttccctactggCCTCACCAAACTGTGCCTGGCCAAGACTGCCATTTCCCCTCGAG GGCTCCAGGCACTGGGCCAGACCTTCGGGGCCAACCCGGCCTTTGCCAGCTCCCTTCGATACCTGGACCTGAGCAAGAACCCTGGGCTGCTTGCCACAGATGAGGCCAAT gccCTCTATAGTTTCCTGGCCCAGCCCAACGCCTTGGTACACCTGGATCTGTCAGGGACTGACTGTGCTGTGGACTTG CTTCTGGGCGCCCTCCTTCATGGCTGTTGCTCCCACCTCACCTACCTCAACCTGGCTCGAAACAGCTGCTCCCAcag GAAGGGCCGGGAGGCCTCGCCAGCCTTCAAGCAATTCTTCAGCAGCGCCTACACCCTGAGCCATGTCAACCTGTCAGCCACAAGGCTGCCCCTGGAGGCCCTCAG GGCACTCCTTCAGGGCCTCTCCCTCAACAGTCACCTCAGCGATCTGCACCTGGACCTTAGCAGCTGTGAG CTCCGCTCAGCAGGAGCCCAGGCCTTGCAGGAGCAGCTGGGGGCCGTCACCTGTATAGGCAGCCTAGATCTGTCTGACAATG GGTTTGACTCAGACCTCCTGACACTGGTGCCTGCACTTGGCAAGAACAAATCCCTCAAGCACCTGTTCCTGGGAAAGAACTTCAATGTCAAGGCCAA GACTCTGGAAGAGATCCTTCACAAGCTGGTGCAGTTGATACAGGAAGAGGACTGT TCCCTGCAGTCGCTGTCCGTGGCGGACTCCAGGTTGAAGCTTCGCACCAGCATCCTTATTAATGCCCTGGGCAGCAACACCTGCCTGGCCAAGGTAGATCTGAGTGGCAACGGCATGGAGGACATTGGGGCCAAGATGCTGTCGAAGGCACTGCAGATAAACTCTTCCCTCAG AACTATCCTCTGGGACCGGAACAATACATCTGCTCTGGGCTTCCTGGACATTGCAAGGGCCCTGGAGAG CAACCATACCCTGCGCTTCATGTCCTTCCCCGTGAGTGACATCTCTCAAGCCTACCGCAGTGCCCCTGAGCGCACCGAGGACGTATGGCAGAAG ATCCAGTGGTGCCTGGTGAGAAACAACCACTCCCAGACATGCCCCCAGGAGCAAGCCTTCAGGCTGCAGCAGGGCCTGGTGACCAGCAGCGCCGAGCAA ATGCTGCAGCGGCTGTGTGGACGAGTGCAGGAGGAGGTACGGGCCCTGAGACTGTGTCCCCTGGAGCCTGTGCAAGATGAGCTGCTCTATGCCCGGGACCTCATCAAGGACGCCAAGAACTCCCGGGCG CTGTTTCCCAGCCTCTATGAGCTGGGCCACGTGCTGGCCAACGATGGACCTGTGCGTCAGAGACTGGAGTCGGTAGCCAGTGAGGTGTCCAAAGCTGTGGACAAAGAGCTTCAG GTGATTCTGGAGTCCATGGTCAGCCTAACACAGGAGTTATGCCCTGTGGCCATGCGGGTGGCAGAAGGGCACAACAAGATGCTGAGCAATGTGGCAGAACGTGTCACTGTGCCCCGGAACTTCATCCGAGGAGCGCTGCTGGAGCAGGCGGGACAAGACATTCAGAACAAGCTGGA TGAGGTGAAGCTGTCCGTGGTCACCTACTTGACCAACTCCATAGTGGATGAGATCCTGCAGGAGCTGTACCACTCCCACAAGAGCTTG GCCCGGCACCTGACCCAGTTAAGAACACTGTCAGATCCACCAGGAGGGGCAAACCAAGGGCAAGATGCATCttctcgaggcagaggcaggaaccatgACCATGAGGAAACAGACGATGAACTCGGGACCAACATT GACACAATGGCCATCAAAAAACAGAAACGCTGCCGGAAGATCCGGCCAGTGTCTGCCTTCATCA GCGGGAGCCCTCAGGACATGGAAAGCCAGCTGGGGAGCCTGGGCATTCCTCCTGGCTGGTTCTCAGGACTTGGAGGCAGCCAGTCCACAGCAAGTGGCTCCTGGGAAGGTCTATCCGAGTTACCTACTCACGGCTATAAACTAAGACATCAAACACAAGGGAGACCCCGGCCTCCCAGGACCACCCCACCAGGACCTGGTCGGCCCAGT CAGGTACCAGTACCTGGGCCTCGGCAGGAGAACGGGATGGCAACCCGCCTCGATGAGGGGCTGGAGGACTTCTTCAGCAGAAGGGTCATGGATGAAAGCTCCAG CTACCCCCGGACTCTGAGGACCATGCGGCCTGGCCTCTCGGAACCACCACTGCCTCCACTCCAGAAGAAGAGGCGACGAGGCCTGTTTCACTTCCGCCGGCCCCGGAGCTTCAAGGGGGACAGGGGACCAGGGTCGCCTACGGCTggactcctcctccctccacccccacctccaccaccaacTCAGGAGAGCCCTCCCAGTCCAGACCCCCCAAGCCTTGGCAATAACTCATCTCCTTGTTGGAGCCCAGAGGAGGAGAGCAGCCTTCTTCCTGGATTCAGAGGGGCCCGGGGGTCTACCTTCTGCAGGAAGACG GGTCCAGAGAGGTTGGAGCCAGGGGAGGCAGCCCCAGCCCCTGGGACAATGCAGCAACCCAGGGTACATGGTGTTGCCCTTCCTGGCTTGGGGAGAACCAAAGGCTGGAGCTTTGATGGAAAACGAGAG GGCTCAGGCCCAGACCAGGAGGACAGTACCCAGGCTTGGCAGACACGGCGCTCTTCAGATGATGCAG GGCCTGGAGCCTGgaagccacccccacccccacaaagcTCCAAGCCAACCTTCAGCGCTATGCGCCGGGCAGAGGCCACGTGGCACATAG CTGAAGAGAGTGCTCCCAACCCCAGCTGCCAGAGCCCTAGCCCAGCTTcccaggatggagaggaagaaaaggagggagccTCATTCCCAGAGAGGGCAGTCCCTGCTAGGAATGCCAAG CTACAGGACCCCCCCATAGGTCCACGTCCCCCTAAGCCAGTGGCTGTGCCCAGGGGCCACAGGGCCCCCCAGGTGCCGGGAGGCAGAGAAGAGCCTGAGACCGGCAGCGCTACCCCAGGAGTCAGCAAGCCCCGGCTGAGACTGGGCTCACAGCAAGACCAAGAGGAACCGGAAGTACAAG GACCTTCAGATCTGGGGCGCCGAACAGCCCCCCTGAAACCCAAGAGAACAAGGCGAGCACAGTCCTGTGACAAGCTGGAGCCTGATCGAAGACGGCCACCTGACCCTACAG GAACCAGTGAACCAGGAACAGACTGA
- the Carmil3 gene encoding capping protein, Arp2/3 and myosin-I linker protein 3 isoform X6: MAKASVELTRELQDSIRRCLSQGAVLQQHRVKLETKPKKFEDRVLALTSWRLHLFPLKVPAKVESSFNVLEIRAFNTLSQNQILVETERGMVSMRLPSAESVDQVTRHVSSALSKVCPGPGCLIRRGNADTPEGPRDTSPNSETSTSTTHSVCGGFSETYAALCDYNGLHCREEVQWDVDTIYHAEDNREFNLLDFSHLESRDLALMVAALAYNQWFTKLYCKDLRLGSEVLEQVLHTLSKSGSLEELVLDNAGLKTDFVQKLAGVFGENGSCVLHALTLSHNPIEDKGFLSLSQQLLCFPTGLTKLCLAKTAISPRGLQALGQTFGANPAFASSLRYLDLSKNPGLLATDEANALYSFLAQPNALVHLDLSGTDCAVDLLLGALLHGCCSHLTYLNLARNSCSHRKGREASPAFKQFFSSAYTLSHVNLSATRLPLEALRALLQGLSLNSHLSDLHLDLSSCELRSAGAQALQEQLGAVTCIGSLDLSDNGFDSDLLTLVPALGKNKSLKHLFLGKNFNVKAKTLEEILHKLVQLIQEEDCSLQSLSVADSRLKLRTSILINALGSNTCLAKVDLSGNGMEDIGAKMLSKALQINSSLRTILWDRNNTSALGFLDIARALESNHTLRFMSFPVSDISQAYRSAPERTEDVWQKIQWCLVRNNHSQTCPQEQAFRLQQGLVTSSAEQMLQRLCGRVQEEVRALRLCPLEPVQDELLYARDLIKDAKNSRALFPSLYELGHVLANDGPVRQRLESVASEVSKAVDKELQVILESMVSLTQELCPVAMRVAEGHNKMLSNVAERVTVPRNFIRGALLEQAGQDIQNKLDEVKLSVVTYLTNSIVDEILQELYHSHKSLARHLTQLRTLSDPPGGANQGQDASSRGRGRNHDHEETDDELGTNIDTMAIKKQKRCRKIRPVSAFISGSPQDMESQLGSLGIPPGWFSGLGGSQSTASGSWEGLSELPTHGYKLRHQTQGRPRPPRTTPPGPGRPSQVPVPGPRQENGMATRLDEGLEDFFSRRVMDESSSYPRTLRTMRPGLSEPPLPPLQKKRRRGLFHFRRPRSFKGDRGPGSPTAGLLLPPPPPPPPTQESPPSPDPPSLGNNSSPCWSPEEESSLLPGFRGARGSTFCRKTGPERLEPGEAAPAPGTMQQPRVHGVALPGLGRTKGWSFDGKREGSGPDQEDSTQAWQTRRSSDDAGPGAWKPPPPPQSSKPTFSAMRRAEATWHIAEESAPNPSCQSPSPASQDGEEEKEGASFPERAVPARNAKLQDPPIGPRPPKPVAVPRGHRAPQVPGGREEPETGSATPGVSKPRLRLGSQQDQEEPEVQGPSDLGRRTAPLKPKRTRRAQSCDKLEPDRRRPPDPTAGTSEPGTD; encoded by the exons ATGGCCAAGGCCAGCGTGGAGCTCACCCGCGAGCTGCAAG ACAGCATCCGGAGGTGCCTGAGCCAGGGGGCTGTGCTCCAGCAACATCGTGTGAAACTGGAAACAAAGCCCAAGAAGTTTGAGGACCGAGTGCTG GCCCTGACCTCCTGGCGCCTCCACCTTTTCCCCCTTAAAGTTCCTGCCAAG GTGGAGAGCTCGTTCAATGTTCTGGAGATCCGTGCCTTCAACACACTCAGTCAGAACCAG ATCTTGGTGGAGACTGAGCGTGGCATGGTGAGCATGCGACTGCCATCAGCTGAGAGTGTGGACCAGGTGACACGACATGTGAGCTCTGCCCTCTCCAAGGTCTGCCCTGGCCCTGG GTGTTTGATCCGGCGTGGAAATGCAGACACCCCAGAAGGGCCCCGAGACACATCTCCCAACTCTGAAACTTCCACATCCACCACCCACAGCGTGTGTG GTGGCTTCTCGGAGACCTACGCTGCCCTGTGTGACTACAACGGACTGCACTGCCGAGAGGAGGTGCAGTGG GATGTGGACACCATCTACCATGCTGAGGATAACCGAGAGTTCAATCTTTTGGATTTCAGCCACTTGGAGAGCCG AGATTTGGCCCTAATGGTGGCAGCCCTGGCCTACAACCAGTGGTTCACCAAACTCTACTGCAAAGACTTGAGACTG GGCTCAGAAGTGCTAGAACAGGTGCTACATACCCTCAGCAAGTCGGGGAGCCTCGAAGAGCTGGTGCTGGACAATGCTGGCCTGAAGAC GGACTTTGTCCAGAAGCTGGCCGGGGTGTTTGGGGAGAACGGGAGCTGTGTGCTGCATGCCCTCACTCTGTCCCACAACCCCATCGAGGACAAGG gTTTCCTCAGTCTGAGCCAGCAgctcctctgcttccctactggCCTCACCAAACTGTGCCTGGCCAAGACTGCCATTTCCCCTCGAG GGCTCCAGGCACTGGGCCAGACCTTCGGGGCCAACCCGGCCTTTGCCAGCTCCCTTCGATACCTGGACCTGAGCAAGAACCCTGGGCTGCTTGCCACAGATGAGGCCAAT gccCTCTATAGTTTCCTGGCCCAGCCCAACGCCTTGGTACACCTGGATCTGTCAGGGACTGACTGTGCTGTGGACTTG CTTCTGGGCGCCCTCCTTCATGGCTGTTGCTCCCACCTCACCTACCTCAACCTGGCTCGAAACAGCTGCTCCCAcag GAAGGGCCGGGAGGCCTCGCCAGCCTTCAAGCAATTCTTCAGCAGCGCCTACACCCTGAGCCATGTCAACCTGTCAGCCACAAGGCTGCCCCTGGAGGCCCTCAG GGCACTCCTTCAGGGCCTCTCCCTCAACAGTCACCTCAGCGATCTGCACCTGGACCTTAGCAGCTGTGAG CTCCGCTCAGCAGGAGCCCAGGCCTTGCAGGAGCAGCTGGGGGCCGTCACCTGTATAGGCAGCCTAGATCTGTCTGACAATG GGTTTGACTCAGACCTCCTGACACTGGTGCCTGCACTTGGCAAGAACAAATCCCTCAAGCACCTGTTCCTGGGAAAGAACTTCAATGTCAAGGCCAA GACTCTGGAAGAGATCCTTCACAAGCTGGTGCAGTTGATACAGGAAGAGGACTGT TCCCTGCAGTCGCTGTCCGTGGCGGACTCCAGGTTGAAGCTTCGCACCAGCATCCTTATTAATGCCCTGGGCAGCAACACCTGCCTGGCCAAGGTAGATCTGAGTGGCAACGGCATGGAGGACATTGGGGCCAAGATGCTGTCGAAGGCACTGCAGATAAACTCTTCCCTCAG AACTATCCTCTGGGACCGGAACAATACATCTGCTCTGGGCTTCCTGGACATTGCAAGGGCCCTGGAGAG CAACCATACCCTGCGCTTCATGTCCTTCCCCGTGAGTGACATCTCTCAAGCCTACCGCAGTGCCCCTGAGCGCACCGAGGACGTATGGCAGAAG ATCCAGTGGTGCCTGGTGAGAAACAACCACTCCCAGACATGCCCCCAGGAGCAAGCCTTCAGGCTGCAGCAGGGCCTGGTGACCAGCAGCGCCGAGCAA ATGCTGCAGCGGCTGTGTGGACGAGTGCAGGAGGAGGTACGGGCCCTGAGACTGTGTCCCCTGGAGCCTGTGCAAGATGAGCTGCTCTATGCCCGGGACCTCATCAAGGACGCCAAGAACTCCCGGGCG CTGTTTCCCAGCCTCTATGAGCTGGGCCACGTGCTGGCCAACGATGGACCTGTGCGTCAGAGACTGGAGTCGGTAGCCAGTGAGGTGTCCAAAGCTGTGGACAAAGAGCTTCAG GTGATTCTGGAGTCCATGGTCAGCCTAACACAGGAGTTATGCCCTGTGGCCATGCGGGTGGCAGAAGGGCACAACAAGATGCTGAGCAATGTGGCAGAACGTGTCACTGTGCCCCGGAACTTCATCCGAGGAGCGCTGCTGGAGCAGGCGGGACAAGACATTCAGAACAAGCTGGA TGAGGTGAAGCTGTCCGTGGTCACCTACTTGACCAACTCCATAGTGGATGAGATCCTGCAGGAGCTGTACCACTCCCACAAGAGCTTG GCCCGGCACCTGACCCAGTTAAGAACACTGTCAGATCCACCAGGAGGGGCAAACCAAGGGCAAGATGCATCttctcgaggcagaggcaggaaccatgACCATGAGGAAACAGACGATGAACTCGGGACCAACATT GACACAATGGCCATCAAAAAACAGAAACGCTGCCGGAAGATCCGGCCAGTGTCTGCCTTCATCA GCGGGAGCCCTCAGGACATGGAAAGCCAGCTGGGGAGCCTGGGCATTCCTCCTGGCTGGTTCTCAGGACTTGGAGGCAGCCAGTCCACAGCAAGTGGCTCCTGGGAAGGTCTATCCGAGTTACCTACTCACGGCTATAAACTAAGACATCAAACACAAGGGAGACCCCGGCCTCCCAGGACCACCCCACCAGGACCTGGTCGGCCCAGT CAGGTACCAGTACCTGGGCCTCGGCAGGAGAACGGGATGGCAACCCGCCTCGATGAGGGGCTGGAGGACTTCTTCAGCAGAAGGGTCATGGATGAAAGCTCCAG CTACCCCCGGACTCTGAGGACCATGCGGCCTGGCCTCTCGGAACCACCACTGCCTCCACTCCAGAAGAAGAGGCGACGAGGCCTGTTTCACTTCCGCCGGCCCCGGAGCTTCAAGGGGGACAGGGGACCAGGGTCGCCTACGGCTggactcctcctccctccacccccacctccaccaccaacTCAGGAGAGCCCTCCCAGTCCAGACCCCCCAAGCCTTGGCAATAACTCATCTCCTTGTTGGAGCCCAGAGGAGGAGAGCAGCCTTCTTCCTGGATTCAGAGGGGCCCGGGGGTCTACCTTCTGCAGGAAGACG GGTCCAGAGAGGTTGGAGCCAGGGGAGGCAGCCCCAGCCCCTGGGACAATGCAGCAACCCAGGGTACATGGTGTTGCCCTTCCTGGCTTGGGGAGAACCAAAGGCTGGAGCTTTGATGGAAAACGAGAG GGCTCAGGCCCAGACCAGGAGGACAGTACCCAGGCTTGGCAGACACGGCGCTCTTCAGATGATGCAG GGCCTGGAGCCTGgaagccacccccacccccacaaagcTCCAAGCCAACCTTCAGCGCTATGCGCCGGGCAGAGGCCACGTGGCACATAG CTGAAGAGAGTGCTCCCAACCCCAGCTGCCAGAGCCCTAGCCCAGCTTcccaggatggagaggaagaaaaggagggagccTCATTCCCAGAGAGGGCAGTCCCTGCTAGGAATGCCAAG CTACAGGACCCCCCCATAGGTCCACGTCCCCCTAAGCCAGTGGCTGTGCCCAGGGGCCACAGGGCCCCCCAGGTGCCGGGAGGCAGAGAAGAGCCTGAGACCGGCAGCGCTACCCCAGGAGTCAGCAAGCCCCGGCTGAGACTGGGCTCACAGCAAGACCAAGAGGAACCGGAAGTACAAG GACCTTCAGATCTGGGGCGCCGAACAGCCCCCCTGAAACCCAAGAGAACAAGGCGAGCACAGTCCTGTGACAAGCTGGAGCCTGATCGAAGACGGCCACCTGACCCTACAG CAGGAACCAGTGAACCAGGAACAGACTGA